Below is a genomic region from Corvus hawaiiensis isolate bCorHaw1 chromosome 24, bCorHaw1.pri.cur, whole genome shotgun sequence.
CAATCTGTCACAGAGGTTGCCATTTGATACCGGTCTgttcatagaatcccagaatggtttggtgtgaagggaccttaaatcccatcttgttccaccccctgccatgagcagggatcttccactatcccaggttgctccaagccccgtctaacctggccttggacactcccagggatggagcagccacagctgctctgagcaccctgtgccagggcctccccaccctcacagggaacaatttcttctaTATGTATAACCTAATTTTCCGCTCTTTTGGCTTGAatccatttccccttgtcctgtcactccagttcCTGATGAACAGTCCCTTCCAGCTTCTTTGTCAGCCCCTTCAGATTCTGGAAGGGCctctgaggtctccacacaaccttctcttctccaggctgaacagccccaactccctcagcctgtATCCATAGTGGAGGTACTCCAGTCCCCTGAGCAACTTTGTTCATTTTTGGTCCATctagatttcttttccttgtgatTTTCCTACTGTTAGCAAGAACCTCCTCAGCTGTACTCAGAACTGTTATGTATTTATCCTACCACAGAAATACTATTTCTGATTTTCCAAAGATGGCCTGGAAGCAGTTTGGACTCTGCAGCAGCATTGTTGTTCTGAGTGTCCCAGTACTCTGCTATCCAGCCTTCACTTCTCCTCCTACAACAACCCCATGTTCTGTTTGACAAAATACAGCCATGTGGTTAAGAGTTATTAAAAGCATTAAAGCATTAACCTCTTGTAACCTCATTTTTCACTTTGTACACACACATAAGTGTTTAATCGAATGGAAGTTAAACACTAAAAAGTTTGAGAGGCCAAATTTATACATTCTCTTTAGTTTACACAGAATTGATGTGATAAGCCAAAGGAATTATAAGGCACCACTACTCAGAAATGCTCTTCTGTTGATTTGTTTAAACTCTGTTGCTACACACTCGAAGTTTTGGTGACAAGCATTCCCAGCATTTAAACCAAGGAGCTTTGTCCTACTGGGATCCACTCTGTGTCCTGGCGCCATAGGAACTCACTCTGCTGTCCCTTGGAGCTGGACAAATGATTCTGTGTCAGAAGATCtgctggagaggggctgagccccagccctgagtgGGGGCACGGGCTGAGTGCAGTGTGGCAGTGGTGTCAGAGACTCTCATCTCCCTCATTCTGGAGTTTTATTCCTAGAAGCCAGAATGCCACAGAGGAAATAAACTGATCCTGAAATGACAGTCTGGTACAGCAGTGCTGGCCCCCGCCTGCCCCTGCTTGTCCCTATTGGCATGGAAGGCCAGAATGGCACCTCTGACACCGGGGAGTTTTAAATCAGAATTATAAACACAAGAACAGAACAGGCCAGCAGTTCAGACTCACATcctggtgcagctcctgccGAGGTAAAAGGATCCTTCACGCTGCCCAGACCATGGGTTCCTTCAGCTGAGTTCCTACGGATGTGAACTGGAATTCCCAGTGCCACATCTCTGAACGGCTCATTGAGTGCCTGAATTAAGTGGAACCTCAGGGACTGCAAGTTGGATTTCATGGAAATCCCTATGCTGGATAAAGTGAAAAAGGGGAAGATGACGCTGGCACACAGAGATCATTCCATGGAGCTGTTTCAGGCCTGCCGTGTGAGCCTGCCCAGAGGCTGTGTGGAAATGGGTGTTCTGGGAGAGGCTTTGGAGacaggcacagagctggcaatgggagcagagggaagcagcagcaggtgctgaaCTGCACACAAGAGGTCGTGTGAGGATGTGAGAGTGGGACAGGGGAAACAAGCACCGGTTATGGCTTAGGGATGATGTGTCCATTTTGGGAGAGGGCAATCTTTACCCAACTTGTTCCATAACCAGGATGGTCCACACAGTGATATTTGTCAGTTTTCCAAGTGTTCATGACTTGCCCATTAGGAAAAAGGAATTCTGATAATCTGTCTTAACTTTCTAATATTTTCTAATAAGATGAAAAATAGGGAAGGACCAGAAGGTGAAATATGCTATAAGCATGGTTTGGACTTTTATTTCCACACTAGTGGAACGATTACATTTCCCAAATTTGCAGAATAGCTCTCATACTTTACTAATTAATCTGATTCTGATGAAATATTCCATCTGCAGCTGCTTACTCTGTTCTCTTTTGCATTGTGCGCATGTTTTGAGACTGTTGCTTTTATAAAATTATCTCATTCAGCACTTCTGCTCCAGGCTTGATTATCTCTGGGATCATAAAGAATCTTCATCTGATAAAGCATCCTGGAGTTTTCTCATGTGTCTGTGTGAATGGGGATTTAAACTCGAAAGATGATTTAAGTCAAAGGGAGTCCTGCTAAAATACTATTGCTGAAAACATTGTTAATGAAGTCGGTGCTATTGAACAAAGGTTTGCGGCACAAAGCCTCAAGCACACCCCGGATCACCAACAGTAGCTTCAGTTAGCAAATAAGAATCAAAGCAGCGAGTCAGCATTGCACAGCTTGTTATTTTGAGTGGCGGATGTTTACTGTTGGAAGGGACAAACACCAGTATCAGATAAGACGGGAGCCCCGCAGATCCCAGCCGGGATTGATCACGCTGTGAGGGAGCAGCCGCGGAGATAAGCGGGACCCGGGGTCAGGGCCGCCGGCCCTCCGCAAACAGCCTGTGCCGAGCGGCGCCCGCTCGGAGCCGGCCTTGTCCCGGGCTCCCCCGATCGTTCTGGGGCCGGGCCGCTGCGGCCGAGCCCGGCGCTCCTGGGGCACGGGGGGCTCGGACACGCGGGACCGCGGCGTGGGGCGGCAACGGCTcgtgggagggaggggacatCTACCTGGGGCAGGCGGCTTTGGAACGCCGTGTGCCGGGGGAGGGCGGTGTCCCCTCGCCCCAAAACACCCCcgaaacaccccaaaaccaacgAAAGCCCCACGGCTTCGAGCACCCCCGGCGAACGGCCGGGGCAGCAGCGCGCCCCGCccctggccccggccccgcccctccgccccggccccgcccctccgccccggccccgccccccggcccggccccgccccccgccccggccgtgGCGCTCTGGCGCCGCCAGGCGAGCCCTTGTCGCAGCGGCGGCCTCGCGCCGGTCCGCGCCTGCGCACTGGCGGCGCCGTGGCCGCGGGCGGAAGCGGCGTCCCGGCCCCGCGGGTTCGCGTCCGCCCGCgcccggcggcggggccggagcggggccgagAGGGACTGAGGGGGgagagcggcggcgggggccgcggggatATGGGCCCGCCGCGGGCGTGAGCAGCGCTGCCCGCCATGAGCTGCACCATCGATAAGATCCTGACGGACGCACGGACGCTGCTGGAGCGGCTGAAGGAGCACGACACGGCGGCCGAGTCGCTCATCGACCAGTCGGCCGTGCTGCACCGGCGCGTGGCCGCCATGCGGGAGGCGGGCGCGGGCTGCGCCGACCAGGTGAGCGCGGGTGGGGCGACCCCCGTGTCTCGGCAGGGCCCGGGCAGGGCGGCCGGGCCGACCCCCGTGTCTCCTCGGCAGGGCCCGGGCGCCGCCGCGGAGCGACCCGACCCGTCCCGGCTGCGGCCGCACGTGGTGCTGGCGCAGGAGAACACACAGATCCGCGacctgcagcaggagaacaggggtgagcggggccgggggcgctGCTGGGGGCTCGGGGGCGGATCCTGGCGGGTGATGTGCAGAGCGGCTCCGGGGGTGTTGGGCGGTGTGCGGGGGATGTCCCGGCGGAGATGCGCGCCAGGTGGTCCCGGCGGGAGGGTCTTGTCGAGGGGAGCAGAGGTGCGTCTGTGTCGCCTGTGGCAGCATCGCTGGATGCTCCGGTGGGTCCCGGGTCAGGGAATCTCCTCAGCCGAGGGGATCCGGGCAGCCCCACCGCAGTGCCAGCTGGTACCCAGCGACCGCCTCGGGgctcctgctgtggctgccGGTCGTGGCCGTGACGTGCtgtgttctgcagagctgtgggtcTCGCTGGAGGAGCACCAGGACGCGCTAGAACTCATCATGAGCAAGTACAGGAAGCAGATGCTACAGCTTCTGGAAGGGAGAAAACGTGAAGATGCAGAACCAGTCTTGAAAGTCCATCAGGCTAATTCTGGGGTaaggtgggatggggacaggagagTGCTCAAGACCCCTGTGCCCTGTCTCTTGCTCGCTGTCGTGTAGTCGTTGTTTCCATTCCTGCAGTGTCAGTGctccaaaatacattttctccaAATCTGGTCCCTCTTTGCTGGTATATTTCCTTCTGTTCCTTTCAGAGCACACAGGTTGTAACAGCTGTCCCAGAGGACACTGAAAGGCACAACCCCTTCACAGCCCAGGtggaggctttttctttcaaCCAGGTGGTGACTTCGCTGGGTTAAGCTTAATGTACCTGATCCTTTATAATAATATCTAAGATATCCAAGTTGTTATCATTCCTGTCCAGTAGCTGTaatgcagggggaaaaaacctcctAAATCTCAGTGAGCTGCATATGTTTAGTTCGTAAAGCGATTCACTCCCAAGTGTTTTTAAATCCGGATACTCAGTGCAGTGGCCTAAAAGTGTCCCTTTGTCCAGATTGGGCTCAGTGATTTCAGAACTCTTAGATGTGGCTGCTGATAACTGCTGCCTGTTTCACACTTAGGTATCTAATAAGAATAGAATAACATTAAATTTCCGTTTAAAACTTAGGAATTGtattatgcattttttaaaatgcatttttatgtgGTTAGAGAGCAGCAGGTTGGTTCAACTCAGTGACATCTCATAACTTGTGATTTTTTCATTGGAACTGGAGCCAGCCTAACTCTTTTCTTGTGTATCTTTGCACTGATATGTGGCAACTCACTGGTTCTCTTTCGTGAGTTGCTTAACTCCTCTGAAGGTAAGTGGTGTAGCAATGTCTGGTTTCCACTGCCTGCCTGAGTGCACGAATTGCTGTTTATCAAGGTTTTACATTTGAACAAAACTTGACAATACAAAGCTGAAAAGGCTCTGAAGGAACCCTTGAAGAGATGTCCCTTAACTCCCTCAATATCTAGGCAAAGTCTTCTGTACTTCAGATTAAGTCCAtgagttttttcctctccaccaTTTGGAGAACAGTAACAAACTTCTAATGTCTTTAGAAGAACTATATTCTTATTATAACCATCTTCCtgtttagaaaaataataatatttcttCCCAGAAGTCTTTCGtgttctccagctctcttctgGATGCTCTAATTTGTTTACATACTTTCTGAATAATGGAATTCAAACCTGAATCCTCTGCTCTGTGATACATTTATCTTCCAGAGGCAGTAGAAGAACTATGGGCACTTAAAGAAACTCCACCCTGTCACATTATGTGATGTACTGCTCTTCAAGCAGGAGCTCCATGTTGGGATGTGTCAGTGTTGCCTCCATGTACATTTCTGAGCTTCTGCAAAATGCATCTTCCAGAGGATTATTTCTGTATCTAGACAGATTCTTTAAAATCTGCCTCAGGAGGCTCTGGTCTTACTTGCTTTAGTTTTATTGCTTGATGTTCTTCTGAGATAAGGTTGTTTATTCCACACTTGAAatcttctttgcttttatttttggtgtCGTTATAAATTCAGTCAGGCTTTTCTAATAAAGCAATATAAAATTTGCTGCCTACTAATCATGTTCACATGAACCTGAATCTGCTGTCTCAGACCTTGTCACACttgaaattatttccctttAAGTCAGGGTGCCTTATCTTGCTGGCTGCTGTGTCTCTAGTCACTGTTTTCACTGATAACTCCTGATAAAGGACAATAAGGTACAAGTTCTTATCCTTAAGTATACAAGGTAGAAAGGATTGCAAATGCTTGGGAGGAAAGGattaaaattcaaaacagaaagagaatcCAAAATCAGGAAAATGGAAGTAAGTGATCTAGAAGGGATAAATTGCAACtgttgcttttccctggatttacTGCATGTATTAATTTTATGTCTTTCAGGAAATTGAAAGTCAAATAGACAGAATATGTGAGATGGGAGAGGTGATGAGAAAATCTGTGCAAGTGGATGATGAGCAATTCTTTAAAGTTCAGGAGAAACTGGCTCAGCTGGAGGTAAGAACAGAGCCAGTTGCTGAAGATAAATTGAGCTTTGGGGGTCTCTAGACTTTCTCTGGATTGTCTATGTTTGTGTCAAGGACTTACTCAGAATTTGGGTAGGGTGTCAGGAAATGCAGAACATTATTATTTTCAAGTTCTTAATgttcatattatttttatatatctctatatatatatataaataaagcCAGAAGCAAAAGATAAGCTTTAAATTATGTGGTTCCCCTTGTGGCAGCACTGTATTAATGCTTGCCTTACAAACTGTGTGGTGTATCTGTGAAGGAGTGGGACTGTTTAACATCCTTTAACTATGAATTAGCACCTTTCTGTGATAGTCCTTTAGTTGTGAATCAGCTCGTTTCTATTTCAGCAAAAATGTTGATTTTGCAGcttgaaaacaaagagctgCGTGAGCTGTTGTCAATCAGCAAAGAATCCTTCGAGGTGGGGAGAGAAGATCTGCCAGACTGTGAAGCTTAGGCCACAAAAACCTCATCTCCAAGCCTTCAGAGACTGTTATGAAACTACCTGACAAGGATTTGTTGTTTCAGGTGTTTCCTTGTATATTTGTTTTATCCTTAATGTGTGTGGgctgttttctctgcatttttctgaagtgttgATGGCAAAAGCTTGCACCCTGCTCTGTCTTAGTACCTGCAGCACTCAGATGCTTAACACTGAAGTATTTGATGTGTCTTCCCTTGTGATGGTTCATTTCCTCTccctttgttatttttttatgagCTTTAGTTAATAATTCCAGCTGTGCAGATGGCTCTTAAATCCATCTTGTGTGTAGCTAGAGAACATAATGCAGGTTGTGACTGTCGTGCTTGATGGAAGGAGTAAGAGATGATTGAGAAACCACAGTGTGAATGGCAGGGCCGTGGTTTGCTCTGGCTGCACAgggcagctgggctctgcagagtGAGTGACCCTCAGATTCTGGCTGGCCTGACTTTGTTACTTTGCCACTGCTGAGGGGCAGTGGGAGAACAGCAGATGCCAGCAGAGCACTTGAAGGAGCTACTCCTGTTCAGAGCAAACTTTACCTTGTTTTAGGGGTGAAGATTGGTGTTAACGACCCTTCCTGACACACACATTTTTGAAGGATTAACCTTTTTTGATCGATAGACCTGTCCCAGCCTTACAGCGCTCCCAGTTatcagccagccctgctctgttgGTGTGCTCAGAGCCTGCCAGAGCACAGCACCTGCAGATCAAAGCTCTTTGGCCTCCCACTGCTTTGGGTTCAGGCAGAATGAGCTCAGGTCTGCCTCAAAACTAAACAAACCACCTCCATACAGAGATTTTTTAATGTCACATCACAGGTGAGTGTGGTGACAAGTGTTCCATAGTTACTGCAGGTCCTGTATTGAGTGCAATTAGAGGTGCAGTCTTGTAGAAGTTTCTCACTAGGGTGGTATTTTTAATGACACTTTTATATAAAGATTTCTGTCCTACCTGTGATCAAAGAATAATCTTCCAAGAACAGTAAACATCTCATTTCCACTATTAGCTTAAATTTTTAATGCCACTTTTTCCCAAGTGAGACTTTTGATAGATGCAGAAGGTGACTCGTTCCTGTGTTTACTGAGAGACAGTGAACACTGGAGACATTGTGAAATTTGGAATATCCAGCAAGACTGGTAGATATAAGGGATTTCTGTACAGGAGTGCTCTGGTATACAATCCTGTTCTATTAGAAATTGTTCAggagggaattaaaaaaaaacccaatgggaaatattttct
It encodes:
- the SIKE1 gene encoding suppressor of IKBKE 1 isoform X3, with the protein product MSCTIDKILTDARTLLERLKEHDTAAESLIDQSAVLHRRVAAMREAGAGCADQVSAGGATPVSRQGPGRAAGPTPVSPRQGPGAAAERPDPSRLRPHVVLAQENTQIRDLQQENRELWVSLEEHQDALELIMSKYRKQMLQLLEGRKREDAEPVLKVHQANSGEIESQIDRICEMGEVMRKSVQVDDEQFFKVQEKLAQLEQKC
- the SIKE1 gene encoding suppressor of IKBKE 1 isoform X4, encoding MSCTIDKILTDARTLLERLKEHDTAAESLIDQSAVLHRRVAAMREAGAGCADQGPGAAAERPDPSRLRPHVVLAQENTQIRDLQQENRELWVSLEEHQDALELIMSKYRKQMLQLLEGRKREDAEPVLKVHQANSGEIESQIDRICEMGEVMRKSVQVDDEQFFKVQEKLAQLELENKELRELLSISKESFEVGREDLPDCEA
- the SIKE1 gene encoding suppressor of IKBKE 1 isoform X1, with translation MSCTIDKILTDARTLLERLKEHDTAAESLIDQSAVLHRRVAAMREAGAGCADQVSAGGATPVSRQGPGRAAGPTPVSPRQGPGAAAERPDPSRLRPHVVLAQENTQIRDLQQENRELWVSLEEHQDALELIMSKYRKQMLQLLEGRKREDAEPVLKVHQANSGEIESQIDRICEMGEVMRKSVQVDDEQFFKVQEKLAQLELENKELRELLSISKESFEVGREDLPDCEA
- the SIKE1 gene encoding suppressor of IKBKE 1 isoform X2 — its product is MSCTIDKILTDARTLLERLKEHDTAAESLIDQSAVLHRRVAAMREAGAGCADQVSAAGPTPVSPRQGPGAAAERPDPSRLRPHVVLAQENTQIRDLQQENRELWVSLEEHQDALELIMSKYRKQMLQLLEGRKREDAEPVLKVHQANSGEIESQIDRICEMGEVMRKSVQVDDEQFFKVQEKLAQLELENKELRELLSISKESFEVGREDLPDCEA